The genomic window GATGTGGAATCAATCTCGTCAATAACACAAGCCTCAACCTGAGGCGACGTTTTTCTTTTCCGTCAGTCGTGTATGCTGGCAGTTTGTTGCTGCAGGGTCGCGAGTGTAAAAGAAAATCATCCACAGGGATCGAACGACGGAGCTGGAGGTGAGACATCATTAAACAGAGGTGGTTCGGAGCCGATACAAAGGCGTGACACACTGTGACCATACCAGACTTcattgacagaaacaggaattttacagagcagaacggaggagctgctggaatactactgcctccatctgttagttaatgttgttgtttaactttcagtggtggaagaattcctctttctgtcagtggagtctggtaatgATATACAGTGATGGATACCTGCCTGATATGCAGTTGGTCCTCTGTACGCCATCAGAACACCTCCATCTGGCTGAGGCCTGGACTCTACAAGTGGTCTGTGGCCTGTGGTATCAGGCACCAAGACGTTATCAGCAGATCCTTTAAGTTTGCGAGGTGGAGCTTCTGCCGATCAGATTTCTTGTTCCAGTTTGATTGGACTGAGATCTGGGAAATTTAGAGGCCAAGCCAGCACCTTGAAGTATCACGTTCAAACCGTTCCCAAAGTGACTGTCATCAGGGAATACCTTTGTCTTGAAGGTGGGCAACACTTTCTGGGTGGACACTATGTGGCTGTAGATAGAGAGGTTAATCCCAGCatggagagagaaggtgaggcaGAACCGGGTCACTCTGAACAGCTGGTTAAAGTTAGGATTAGGACCAGCTGAGACAAACCCAGGAGCTCATTCCTAACCCAGGGGTTTTACCTACCTAGTCATCTGGCCACAACGATTCAGTTAAAACCAATTTTATTAAACTTCTTAAACAGAGTGTCATCAGgaatgtgttcagtgtttgtttctgctgcagtttattgGTTTATCctcttgttttgattttcagacCCACCTGAACCCGTGCTTCTTTCAGTCGTCCTTGACCGACGACCCTCGACCTCTGAAGAGAGACTCCTGGTACCCTCTCCATCACGGAGacttcttctctctgctgccgGGGCAGTTCATCTACAAGGTGGTGGCCGTGGGTGGAGAAGAGAGCACTCCCAGGTACTTCCATGTCTTTTCCATGTCAATGCAAATCACATCAAGATCAAAAGACGAATCTCATTTGCTGCAGTTTCCCTCGATGTGTCCGTGAATAATTAAACCAAGACGGACAAGACAGCTCTCCACTGGTTAATGAAAGTCTGatcttttatcttttcacaCAGGACTCTGTGTGGGGGGGTTATTTGTTGACTCAATTAAAAGCCAGCATTAGggaaaaatgttgatttatgCTTGGTCATCTTTTATCTCTGAGTTAGCGTCCCCTCCATTGTCCTGatgctgcctctgtgtttgaagATCAGATCAAAAAGATGGAGGACACTCAAGCAAATGTTACCAGCAGAGGCTCATGTAAAATTCATCTTCAAATTCCAGCTTGTTTCTGAAACTCAGCATCAAGTTTGATGTTGACATTTCACACAGAGGCTCTCCTCAGGAAACTCTGTAGTTTTAAAAGTCGTTTAACTGTCATTTTCTCAATCACTTCCTGTAGCAACAGTCAGGAATttgaaggagaagaaaaggaggaagttCCCAGTCCTCCAGAGCCGGATGTGGAACCAGATCATCCAGTAAGACCAGACCGAGAACGGACGCCATCTCACGAGGAGCCGACGTTAGCGGCTCTGTcgaacgaggaggaggaggaaggaagttTAAATAAGGTCTGCAGCTGTTTATCAGCACAGAAGAAGATAATTTCAGATTTCAAttattcagactgaaaatgtaaattgaCACTTAAACGTCACAGAAATGGACAGAAGGAATAAAATGGTGGCCTGATCAAATTCATGTTCTCTGATCTCTGATTATCAAAGTCGTAGCAGATTGATTCTTTGTAGATAATATTTGAGTATTTGAATCACTGAATGAACAGAtgcagtcaaacaaacaaatgtgtctCCAGAAAATTTAACCAGCAAACTTTATACATCATTGAACTAAACAAACCTGTGGGTAGCCAATCATAAcgctgtcttttttttattattgatacaGGGAGACTCAGCTCCTCAGAGGGAAGTGAAGAATTATCACAACAACGTTGCTAAGCCTGCAATCAAGAAAAGAGTTTTACCTGCGTGGATGATGGTGGCGGCGGCGGCTCCAAGCAGTTCGTCCTCCAGCCCCAAAGGTACCgtgttcctgtttctgtcacGAGACAACAAAGAAGTTTATCAGTAAGGCGAGAACCTCTCCACGTTAAATATGTAATTACTTTTACCAGCTGTGGTTTCTAACCCTGCAGCTCGTGACACAGAGGAGTTTCATCACAGTGTTTCATATTTGTGCTGCAGGagtttccctttctttcctgcAGTTTTATCCAGATCTTAtctcaaccccccccccccacgcacacaccccccacccccgtgAAGCTACATGAATGTAATTTTCCATGATGCTGGTTCAGGACTGGTGCTGGAGGAATGAGAGCTGTTTTCAGGTGATGTTATCCAGAGCTGCTGGGAGTCAGGACTGAACTCCTGTCACTTCAGATGTCACTTAAACAGTCTGAGGTCGTCCAGTGTTTAACAGAGACGCTGAAGAGTTTGACTGCTGTGATGAAGTGGAATGAAGCCGTCTTTGATGATCACAGCTGATAATAAAGATCCTCAGCCTGTCTGAACAGTCTGCTCCTCTGATATTCACTCTGCGATTATTTAAGAGAAACTGCTaaagaacaaacagcagaaacagggCGATGAATTAGGAAGTAattaagtacttttactcaagtactgtacctacatttcaggtttttttcCAGGTGTAGTTACTTGTTACTTCCTCAGATAAAGacatcacagcagctcagtgacgTCATTTCTccttctgtgtttcagttcagtcgACTGTGAAGAGACGTAaaacacctgcagcagccaaacagGCCACGCCCACTGTGACCTCTGCACCTGAGGAGGCGGAGCTTagtgagaaggaggaggaggagaggccgaggaagaagaggaggaaggtgagTAATGAAGAGGAAGTAATTAGGGAGTAGTcgttgttgttactgttgtagttttactgtttttgatggtttttagtTTAGATTTAATCCATTAACAATAATGGTCAGTTACAGCCCAGATCTTTACAGACTAATGAGGCTAACGTGGTGTCCTCTGGTCTGTGTTGATTTTCAGGACGTCTCCTCAGAGAAACCATCAGTCCGGTGTCAGGGCGGATCCAACAGATCTGAGGTCAGCGACGAGTCTGACAACTTCACcatggaggtggaggaggagggaaaaggaggagaaacgTCCACAGCCGACAGAAACTCCCAGACACCGACATCTGAAGTCAGCTCTGAGAAGAAGTCGACGAACGGACGACAAACGACTAAACGAGCGGAGTTGAACAGTAGCTCGGCGTCCAAACCTCGACTCAGGACGCCATGTCCGTACGGGAAGGACTGCTACAGGTGTGTTTACCTCTGCTTATACACCAGCTGAGCTtcttcagacagaaataaaggaAGTTAGAGGACGACTGTGAATTTAGTTTAAGTGCTGCCAAAGAGCTTTCACTTTGATGTGACTCATTTTCCAACAAAGACGAGGTGAAGTGCACTCGAGCTGATGAGCGAGTTCAGATCTGACTCAGGTCCAAAAGCCTCTCAGAGCAGCTTCCTGATGTCAGAGCTCTCTGCTGAGATCCTTCTTCTCTGATTCAACAACATGAAGACCAGCCAAGGTCTTTATCAATACAAATATAAGGCTCGTAAGCTGAATTCTTCAACCCTAAAGTCACAGGACGGGTCCTCGTCCTTTACTGTTGGGATGTTAACATCCTGCCGATCCACGGGCCCAAACGGTTCCAGTTTAGTCTCATTAGTCCATAAAACAGACTCAGAGCTCCACAGGCCTTATTCAGAAATGTTCCTGGATCCTCCAGTCgaccttttctgttttctctctcctgtgttcAGTGATAAAGTGCAGGGAGACATGAGGAGTTAGTTTGTTTAGTGTTGGTCTTATGGTCCACACTGATCCTGTTTTCCTGATATGTTtttcctcagctgctgtctATGTTTCCTTGGAGAGATCCAGGAAGGTTTGCTCCTGTGCAACAACTGTGTCTCTAAACACCTGAAGAGTCTTGTAACATCACATTTTAGGTTTGATGCTTCTGAGACGGCTCAGGCTGAATCAGGATTTATTCGTTTCACGTTCAGCCTTATTTTTAGATgatctgtctgttgtgtttttgccacACTGCTGTTCAGATTAACATTCTTGGTTTCAGGATTAGAATAACTCAGAGATGCTGTTGACTCCAGTGGATTAAATGGTgcagagctgtgtttgttttagatgAAGGACCTGCAGGACCGAGGACCTCTCATCTCAcccacctgtttgtttttccaggaaGAACCCGGTCCATTTCCAGGAGTGCAGTCACCCCGGTGACACCGActatgatgaggaggaggaggaggaggaggcagaccGACCTGAGTGTCCCTACGGCACTGACTGCTACAGGTCAGACATCACAGCCTGATGAAAGGGATGATGGGAAACATGGAGACCTGACGAGGCagaaatgaaagagacaaaatgttactgaaacaCAAGATGATGAAAAGAGGAACCTCGCTTTGTCCATTAATCAATTAGTCGATCAACAGAAAACTAATTATCAACAACTTCCCTAATGGAATAATcaatttctttgcttttctttgtcacatttaaaatgagcattttcactattttctgacacttaATAGATAAAAAACACTCATATATTAATCAAAATGATCAGCGGAAtaacagataatgaaaataactgtttgtttgttttcagttgttgcTATTTATTTAGAACCAAACTACAAACTGACGTTGACGTTTGTTTCCCTCACAGGAAAAATCCTCTTCACAGGAAGgaattcaaacacacaaagaaaccaGGTGGGTTTGTTTCTCCATCAGGACACAGAACAGGTTCTTAGGAATTTTAATATCAAATCTATTTTCATGATGATCAGGAAAAAGTCATTAACTCTGGTCCATTGTACTAATTTAATGAAAAGTTTTAAATGAATCAGTTAATGAAgatatgattattttttcataacTTCATGACAGATTCATTTTTCATGTAATTCTGTTATTATGATAAAGGAGGATAAAACTGCAGCTTTTACTACATCTCTAAAgtccagctgaggctgatgggaatgatGAAGGAAGAGTTGGGGTCCGAGTTATTACGGTTCATCCCTTCCACCAACTTCCTAAAATATGTCACTTTAGCActtaagacattttcatgtgGTTCATTCACGTCACACTGTTTGTGTACAGACCTTTGTTCAGTGGTGTAActgtccacagatgtttcagttgTTGACAACTAGCAAAGGTATCGTTCAACTCAACCAACAGGACCGGAAACAGCAAACCTTAAAATAAACgtcttcttttgtctcttttcccTCTGAATCAGACAGAGCTCAGTAAACCGCTCCATCAGAAATCTGTAGATGTATAAACAGAAGTAAACGAACAGTTAAAGCCTCTTGTTTagtttctgtctgtggctcAGTCTGTGTTATATCATCCTGTTAATTCTCCTGCAGCTCGCTCCAAACGCACCGTCCCCAAAAAGAGGCCTGATGACAATGAAGACGAGGACGAAGACCTCGGGGACGACGACAGCTTCATTAATGACGACAGCGAGGACGTGGGCGATGACTCAGACTACGTCCCTCCTGAGTCAGACGACAGTGGGAAGGAGGACATCAGACGGCTGCAGGAGGAAGCAAAGGGCTtcctgaagaggaggaagtagaCCCGGCTCCCTCGTGTCgtttgtgtttgtagtttatttttaaagctgctgcacCGAGCGggagtttgttttttatatgCACAGAGTTTAATGAGACTAAATCACctgaaggagctgcagcagagacaaacaccaGCTGAGGCCTcgacacattcattcacactgtGCTGGAATGAGTCCAAGATCTGATCGAATCCTTCAGAACTGAGAAAACTACACTACAACTACATCTCGTTTTGGCACTGAAACGTATCTGCAGCACCTTGTTTCTAAACATTTGCcagtttcagtttgtatttttgtagaaaaacatgtttatagtTCTTGAAGTAAAAGGTATCAGGTATCAGAACCAGTGTCAAGTCCCTGACGCCTCTGTCGTTTATTTCAGGTAATAAAAGTTGATGAACACCTGTACAGAAGTCGAGGGTGGAGTTAGATGGAAGTAGGTTCAACTATTGGACATTTTATATCTCTCCTGCCTCCACAGAAACTCTCAGGGTTTCTTAAACTCTCCttaaagttaaataataaaGGTAAACAGTGGTTTAATCACAGCTCAGAGGACCGTCCACAGCTCAAAGGTTTGGAAAACCTCGAAGTAGTTAGAGGACGATTTTGTATCAGGGATAACTAAGTGACTGGgagtgattttcttttctgcttcGCAAACATTTAGACGATGATTCACCAGGGTCTCATTTTCCTAAAATCACCTAAAGGCTGAGAGGAACCGTAAAAAGTACAAGAAGAAACTGGAAACTCTTAGAAACAAACGTAGATTAGATGCAGGAGGAACCAAAAACAtgattaatttcagtttttatccattTTCAGTTCAGTCCTCCTCTCTAATCTGTTCTGGTTTAAATAACACGTTCCTGGCAGTGAATTTTCAGGCTTcactttttttcctgcagattCATGGAGTTCAGAGGAACCGTTATATTTCAGGGTTAATGTGAGACTCAGAGTAACATCTGTCTCAGGCAGCAGACGAGTCAACATCTGAACCAACTCTCGCTCAGGAACAGTCATGAAGCTGTTTTTACCAAACCCTCTAGAAAACCCTCTGACCTTCTTGGACTGATCGTTACTGATGAACGAGGTTCTGGTCTCAGCCTCTCGTCTGTTTACTGACATCGGCTCACAACatttctgactttgttttttttcctctcttttgaaCTTActtccagctgctgctgtttttgcagGCGTCGTCATGACAACCACAAACTAAACAACTGGTTGTAAAACTTGAGGTTGTTTAAAGGAACACGTCTCTGAAAATCTGTCCGGCTGCAGCTTTAGATGAAGAAATGTTCCTGCATTGTTTGCTCTGAGTTTGTGTTTTAGCAACTGGGACAAACCACTAAATCTAAACTGGGAATCCTGTGGAAATATTCCAGCAGTGGTTTAATCCAGGATGGAGCAGGAACATATTAGATTTGAAGCTTCATTggttttaattcatttgttcTTGTACATATGTAAAAAATAGTTTTAGGAGTTTTAGGAGC from Lates calcarifer isolate ASB-BC8 linkage group LG5, TLL_Latcal_v3, whole genome shotgun sequence includes these protein-coding regions:
- the aplf gene encoding aprataxin and PNK-like factor, giving the protein MSGFDLVPVDGGGPVHLPPGETVLGRGPLLGVSDKRVSRHHGLLENLNGQLRLKPTHLNPCFFQSSLTDDPRPLKRDSWYPLHHGDFFSLLPGQFIYKVVAVGGEESTPSNSQEFEGEEKEEVPSPPEPDVEPDHPVRPDRERTPSHEEPTLAALSNEEEEEGSLNKGDSAPQREVKNYHNNVAKPAIKKRVLPAWMMVAAAAPSSSSSSPKVQSTVKRRKTPAAAKQATPTVTSAPEEAELSEKEEEERPRKKRRKDVSSEKPSVRCQGGSNRSEVSDESDNFTMEVEEEGKGGETSTADRNSQTPTSEVSSEKKSTNGRQTTKRAELNSSSASKPRLRTPCPYGKDCYRKNPVHFQECSHPGDTDYDEEEEEEEADRPECPYGTDCYRKNPLHRKEFKHTKKPARSKRTVPKKRPDDNEDEDEDLGDDDSFINDDSEDVGDDSDYVPPESDDSGKEDIRRLQEEAKGFLKRRK